The Alteromonas macleodii ATCC 27126 genome segment TGAAGGGACATTACTACAGGCTTTTAGTACTTCAAACGCAGACGATCTGGTTACCGAAGCCGGTAAAATTGAGCTTCGCGAGCAGGCAGTAACTGAAGTACAAAAAGCATTAAAGGACATTACGGGCAGCGATGTAGTTGAGCGCGTATTGTTCACTGGGTTTGTCATGCAGTAATGCATTGACTAAGTAAGGTAGAAGACGGTGAGTGATTTATTATCTCAAGATGAAATCGATGCCCTATTACACGGGGTAGATGATGTAGAAGAAGAAGAGGTCGGCGGTAGCGACTCTGATGCTTCTACGCTCGAGTACGACTTCTCCTCGCAAGACAGAATTGTGCGTGGGCGTATGCCTACGCTTGAAATAGTTAATGAACGTTTCGCACGTCACATGCGTGTGAGTTTGTTCAACATGATGCGACGTTCAGCTGAAGTATCGATTAACGGTATTCAGATGATCAAGTTTGGCGAATATATTCATACGTTATTCGTTCCAACGAGTTTGAACATGGTGCGTTTCCGTCCACTTAAAGGTACGGGGCTTATCACCATGGAAGCCCGCTTGGTATTTATTCTGGTAGACAACTTCTTTGGTGGTGATGGTCGCTATCATGCGAAAATTGAAGGCCGGGAGTTTACGCCAACGGAGCGCCGTATTATCCAGATGCTGCTTAAAATAATCTTTGAAGATTATAAAGAAGCCTGGGCACCAGTCATGGATGTGTCGTTTGAATATTTGGACTCAGAAGTAAACCCTGCGATGGCGAACATTGTGAGCCCGACCGAGGTGGTGGTCATCAGCTCGTTCCATATCGAACTAGATGGCGGCGGTGGCGACTTCCACGTGTCCTTGCCATACTCAATGTTAGAGCCCATTCGCGAATTGCTTGATGCAGGTGTTCAAAGCGATAAAGAAGATACAGACTTACGTTGGAGTAAGGCCCTTCGCGATGAAATCATGGACGTTAAAGTAGCGTTAACTACGCATATGCTAGACGTTGATGTACCGCTTCGCGATGTGATGGAGTTTAAACCTGGCGATATCATCCCTGTGGAGATGCCAGAAACCATCACAGTATTAATTGAAGATTTACCCACGTTCAGGGCTAAATTAGGTCGCAGTCGCGACAATTTGGCACTGAAAATTGTAGAGAAGATTGCAAGACCGACTTCAGTGAAGTCTGAGCTACAGTTATTAACCCGCGGTGGGCGCATTATTGATAATGACGCAGAACTGCAAGTACTCGAAGAAGACCTGTAAGGTAGAGGGGAGTTCCCATGAGTGAAGACGGTATGGACGATTGGGCAGCGGCAATGGCCGAACAAGCCGAATCTGAAGCGGAACAAGAGGCTGGCGATAACGAAGACGTACAAGTTGCTGAACTTGACGAATTAACTGACGACGCGCCGATTACGCAAGAAGAAAAGAAAAAGCTAGATACCATTCTAGATATACCTGTGACTATTTCGATGGAAGTCGGTCGTAGTCAAATAAGTATCCGAAATCTGCTACAGTTGAACCAGGGTTCTGTGGTGGAGCTGGATCGTGTTGCCGGTGAGCCACTAGATGTATTAGTTAATGGCACGTTGATTGCTCATGGAGAAGTAGTAGTGGTCAACGACAAATTCGGTATTCGATTAACGGATGTTATTAGTCAAATTGAGAGAATCAAGAAGCTCAGATAAAACTTCTTATAAAGTAAGGGGTTGCGCAATGCTGCCCCTTTTATTTAGCCAGATAGCCGTCGCGCAGTCGACCCAGTCAATCACCAATCCCACGTCGGTACTGTCAATTTTCCTATCCTTGCTCGTCGTCGTTGGCGTCATTTTCGCCCTGGCTTATGTGATGCGTCGATTTAATGTCACTGCGATGGGTGGAAATCAAATGAAAGTCGCGGCCAGCATGGTTGTTGGCACAAAAGAAAAAATCATGGTGATTCAGGTAGGTGAAGAGCAGCACCTCATTGGTGTAACCAGTCACAACATCTCTCATTTAAGCAAATTAGATAAGAATCTCGATGTGCCTGTGAAAGGTGTGAACAAAACCACAGGCGAGCAACAAAATGGTGCCGATGCGTTTAAACAAAAACTTGTTGCTGCCATGGCGGGAAAGCTCAACCCGAATATAGAAAAGAATAAAACAAAGGAAGAGTCGAGAGATGCGTAAGTTTGCCTGGCTACTTTTAATACTGCCCTTATTACTTCTCGTTGAGCCCGCCTATGCTCAACAGGGGATTTCTGCAGTCACGGTGACAACCAATCAAGATGGTTCTCAAGACTACACCATGACGCTTCAAGCGCTGTTTATCATGACGGCGCTAAGCCTTATTCCTGCGTTTATCATGATGATGACCTCTTTCACGCGTATTATTGTGGTGTTGTCTATTTTGCGTCAGGCGATTGGCTTACAGCAATCACCGTCAAACCAGATACTCATTGGCGTTAGTTTGTTTCTATCCATGTTTATTATGGCGCCGGTGTTTGAAGAGGTGAACGAGCGAGCTTTACAGCCTTACCTTAACGAGCAACTCACCAGTTTAGACGCTTTGGAGCAAGCCAAAGGCCCTATGCGCGCATTCATGCTTTCACAAACAAGGGTAAAAGACTTAGAAACGTTTGTACGGATAGCCGGAGACGAAGGAAAATACGCTGACACCAATGAAGTACCGCTGACCATCCTTATTCCGGCTTTTGTAACCAGTGAACTTAAAACCGCGTTTCAAATTGGTTTTATGCTATTTATTCCCTTTCTTATTATTGACTTGGTGGTAGCGTCTATATTGATGGCTATGGGTATGATGATGCTTTCACCTATGATTGTATCCTTGCCGTTTAAACTCATGTTGTTCGTGTTGGTTGATGGTTGGAACCTGATTTTCGGTACATTGGCGACCAGCTTCGGTATGGGCGTCTAGGAGGGCTTATGTCACCAGAAGTCTTTGTAGAAATACTGCGAGAAGCCATGTTCATGGTTATTGTGTTGGTATCTGCGGTGATTGTTCCAAGCTTGATCGTAGGTCTAGTTGTTGCTGTTTTCCAGGCGGCGACAAGTATCAACGAACAGACCATGAGTTTCTTGCCCCGCTTGCTTGTTACGCTTCTCGCATTGAGCTGGGGAGGCAACTGGTTGGTGCAACAGCTTATGGACTTTACTTTCAGAATGGTTGATATGATCCCGCAGGTTGTGGGATAGAAGGCTAAAGCTGTGGAAGTCGAACTTGCGACCATCAATCAATTTCTAGCAGACATGCTGCTGCCGTTTATGCGCATTAGCGGCTTATTCGTGGCCATGATTGGCTTGAGTGCTAAATCCATTCCCCCGCAGGTAAGAGCCTTGTTGGGTATAATGCTCACGCTCATTATCATGCCGGTAGTGCCTCCGTCACCCATAGAAAATTTGGTGGATGTGGGCACATTTTTAATCGTTGTTCAGCAATTACTTATTGGCATTGCTATTGGTTTTATATCAATGATGGTGCTCAATACCTTTGTGCTTGCTGGCCAAGTTATAGCAATGCAAACCGGTTTGGGCTTTGCGTCTATTGTTGACCCAGTCAATGGTATTAACGTGCCAGCGGTAGGTCAGTTTTATCTGATATTGGCGACTTTGTTGTTTTGGACTTTGGATGGGCATTTGTCCATGATCCAAATGATAGTCATGAGCTTTGAGGCGTTTCCCATAGGCGAAGCATGGTGGACCGGTGAACAGTTCCGCGATATTGCCCATTGGGCCGGCTGGATGTTTATATCGGCAGTGACCCTCTCCCTTGCGCCAATCGTCTCGCTGCTTATCGTGAACTTGGCGTTTGGCGTAATGACCAAAGCTGCACCACAGCTAAACATTTTTAGTATTGGTTTTTCCATTGCTCAGGTAATGGGATTACTGATTATTTGGATAACACTTGATAACTTTACTGCACACTTCGAAACCCAATGGTTTAGAGCCGAACAGTTTATGTGTGAACTATTGAATATTTGTTCGTAGGAAAACATGGCAGATTCAAGCGAAAAAACAGAAGACCCCACGGGGAAAAAACTCGAAGATGCCCGAAAAAAAGGGCAGCTAGCCCGATCCCGTGAACTCTCTACGACCCTAGTACTTATCGTCAGTGCTTTTATGTTCTTGTTTGTGGGCGGGTGGATTGCTGAATCTGTTTTTAAACTTACTCAGAGAATGTTCATTCTCTCTCGTGACGAAACCTATGATATCACCCACATGTTTGGCGCATGGGGTGAAGCCTTTTCGGCAGTAGGTCCTACCGTGCTGCTATACATGGTTGTGGCAATGATAGCGGGCATTTATGGCTCTATCGCCCTTGGCGGTTTTAACTTTACCTGGGAAGGTGCAAAACCTAAGGGTTCAAAAATGAGCCCTATTCAAGGCTTCAAGCGTATGTTCGGCATGAACGGCTTGGTTGAGTTACTCAAGTCTATAGCGAAAGTGGTGGTCATAATTGGCATGGCTATCGGAGCGTTACTGTTCTTTGAAGATGAAGCGCTCCACCTTGATATGGAGCTTTATCCGGGAAACATCTTTCACGCACTCGACATGCTTAAGTGGGCGTTTCTTATTCTGGTGTGCGGTATGATCCCTATCGCGCTCATTGATGTGCCTTATCAAATGTATAAGCACAACAAAGAAATGAAGATGACCAAGCAAGAGGTTAAAGACGAACGGAAAAATGCGGAAGGCGACCCTATGGTTAAAGGCCGAATTCGCCGTCTGCAATATCAGGCTGCAACCAAGCGCATGATGCAGGAAGTGCCACAAGCAGACGTAGTGGTGACTAACCCGACCCATTTCTCGGTTGCTATCAAGTATGATGAGAAGGGAGTGAGGGCGCCGGTTGTGGTCGCTAAAGGTGCTGATGAGCTAGCGATGCACATCAGAAAAATTGCTACCGCCAACGATGTGCCGTTGATCCCTTCTCCCATGCTTGCCCGCGCCATTTTCTACTCCACTGAAGTGGACGATGAGATCCCTAATGCGTTATTTATGGCGGTAGCGCAGGTGCTCGCACATGTTTATCAGTTAAAAGCGCATAGAGCAGGTAAGGGCAAACGTCCTAAGCCACTTAAACGGGATTTGCCTATCCCACCAGAGTACCGACGCTAACCCAACTGCTGAATGGGTGAAAATTGACTTTGAAGGTGGGGCATAGCTATTTGCCCCGAACCAACAGTTCTACCAGCGCGCTAGGGTTCCTCTCACATCCACATGAACAAAAGGCCCGTGCGCCGCATTAGCACCGTAAATACCAAGCCCACCGATTCTTGGGCCGAAAGCGCCTTGTTTAGACATGTTTGATATAAAGTTCGCAAGCCATACCGCGTCTTCGCGGTTTACCACACCGTCTTTATTGAGGTCATCCATCACCCCATCTTTCGGTGACTGATCGATATAGAAATCCGCTGCGCCACCCCAAACGTGACGGCTGTACTGAACATTGCCAATAGCTTTGTTGTAGAACGGAGTGCGATATCCACTCATTATGGTTAAGCCTTCAACAGCATGCCCTTCGTCATTTAAGGTGTGCAGTATTTTTTCCAGTTTCAACAAAAGGCCTGCTCGCAAATGTACATATTTGGGAAATCCTTGTTGCTGCTTGGATAGAAATTGACCTAGGGTGAAATTGGGCGACAACCTTACGTCCGTTTGTTCTGGCGATACCTCAATAAGTCCTGATGGGGGTAAATAAATGGGATTGTTTTTTAAAGGCTTATCAGGATATTTACCAATTGTGTAGCCGTTTAACTTACCTGTTTTGTCTACCTTTTCCAAAGATGTCATCACAAAGACGTTGAGCGTCGCAGTTTCACCTGACTGCGCGTTGGTGGTTTTAAGTACATAGTGCCCTGATTTCTTAGGTGCCATTATTGGCGCTTTCCCCACAACCCCGCTAACTATTGGTAGGTTCGAACTCGTCTTTAGTGCTTCACCGTTCGCATGGTGAAATTGAAAATTCCCAGTATGGCTTTTATTGTCAAACTCAACAGTGAACGTTTTATTCGGCATTACAAAAATAGAGAAAATAGGGTAGGGAACCATATTTCCATTAATAGCAAGCTTAGAGTTGAGCGTGTCATTGTCAAAGGAGCACGCATCACCGGCGCGCACTACAGTTAAAAGAGCAATCAGTACTAACAAACACTTACGCACGTTTAAACTCCTTCAATTTCTCAATAATATAGCTGTCGCGATTGTATGCATCGCGGCGAAATACAATGGTTCCTGCTTCATCTGCAAACGCTGTGAAGTACACAATAAGAACCGGTATCGGTTTCTTCAAATACAGTGTACTGGTCTCTTCACTTTGAAGTAATTGCTCAGCTTGCGGTATTGCCTCTGTCTGGCCTGAATGAGTGAGTACCCATTGAGACAGCTTCAAAGGGTTGGAGACTCTGATACAGCCAGAGCTGAAGTTCCTTTCTAATTTCGAAAAAAGGCTGTGATCGGGCGTGTCGTGAAGATAAATGGCATGCTTATTTGGAAGCATGAATTTCACTTTACCAAGGGCATTGTGCGGCCCGGGCTTTTGTCTGAGTGTATAGTGAAACGTACCACGGCTAACATTTGTCCAATCAAACTTATCGACAGGGCTGAAGCCGCTGACACCGGCGGGCTGGGCTTCGTAACCTTGCTCGACCAATAAAGAAGGATTGGTTTTTAATTTCGCCAGCTTGTCTTTAGTGGCAATACTAAAAGGCACGGTCCAGTAGGGGTTAAACACCATATACTTCATTGATTCAGCGAAAACGGGCGTTTGCCTCACTGGTGTACCGACAATCACAGGCATTCCCAGTGTTTCTTCACCTTCAGTAAATCCTCTCAACTGAAACGACGCAATGTTAACGCGTAAATATGTTGACCAAGTTTGATGAGGAAGCCATCGCCAACGCTCTAAGTTTGCATCGATTCTTTCTAACCAAGAAAACGTGGTGGCATTTAATGCTTCTAAAGTGGAACTTCCCACAATACCATCTGGCTCTATGCCCGCAGACATTTGAAACTGCTTAACCGCGTCCAGTAAATCTTTATCGAATAACTCTGAATAGGTGCCTGGCCCTAAAAGACGAGACTTCAGCAACACAACTCTTTCGCTCGTTGAGTTCAGCTTAAGTGTTGGGCCAACTGGAATTTGCGTGGTAACTGTAGAAACTGCCGTGAGTAAACTACGCTTTTTTTCTAACAGTAACTGGTATTCATGGTGTGATGGCCACATGGCCCGCAATGTTGCAGAAACACCGTTAGTTAATGCGTGATTTAGCGATGCCACAGGATCCGCTTCTCTTTGCTTAAGGAACCACTGCGAATCTGCATTGGCGGGGCTAACAAGCCCATTTAATCGATGCAGAGTTTGACTGATGAAGGCATCGGTTGCTAGTACATCTAAGAGTGCCGTATTGGCGTCGCGACTTTCGAGCATTGACGCGTGGTAATACTCGGGCGAGAAGCCATGTAACTCTGAATCAGCAATTTCATGGAGGAGTTCCTGAAGACGGTTTTCAGCATCACTAGTACCAAACCATATAAGCTGATAGCCCTGTTGAGTGTAGACCTCGCTTACCAAAACTCTATTGTGCACACGAGATGGGTTACTATTTTGTGAACCGTATATCTCCACTGAATCAACTAGCAAATTCTCCACACGCTGTCGTAAGTTAGGTTGCTTAGATGCATGAGCTACATGACTAAAAGTCAGCATGATGACAAGGCTGACCCAACAAAACGTTGCAACACGGTTTTGTAGCACTACCATGAATAATCCTTTTAAAACGAAGAGTAGGCCCTAGGAATAGTGACGTAATTATAAACTGTTCGTATGTCCCTCGGATACAAAATCTTAATCGCCCTATACAAGTCACTGTAGACAGTAATCACGCATGATTACAGCTCAGATTTGGATAACTTTTGCGTAAAACACAAAGCTGGCACGTTAGTTGAAAACTCACTAGAAGATTCACATAAAGCGTCAATTTTCTGATAGAGAGACACCAAGCCATGCAGTTATCCGGTTATCTTCAGCGATTCGATAAAAATCAGCTGCAAAATTTTACCAGTGGTTTAGGCGCACCCATCGTCCTTTTGGCAATTATGGGCATGGTTATATTGCCTATGCCGCCATTCTTACTGGACGTGCTGTTTAGCTTTAATATTGCGTTGTCGCTAGTCATTATCTTGGTGGCTGTACTTACCCAGCGTCCAGTAGATTTCGGCATTTTCCCCTTGGTGTTACTTATCGCTACCGTTTTGAGACTAGCGCTTAACGTGGCTTCTACTCGCGTTGTCTTACTTTACGGACATGAAGGCGG includes the following:
- the fliM gene encoding flagellar motor switch protein FliM, which encodes MSDLLSQDEIDALLHGVDDVEEEEVGGSDSDASTLEYDFSSQDRIVRGRMPTLEIVNERFARHMRVSLFNMMRRSAEVSINGIQMIKFGEYIHTLFVPTSLNMVRFRPLKGTGLITMEARLVFILVDNFFGGDGRYHAKIEGREFTPTERRIIQMLLKIIFEDYKEAWAPVMDVSFEYLDSEVNPAMANIVSPTEVVVISSFHIELDGGGGDFHVSLPYSMLEPIRELLDAGVQSDKEDTDLRWSKALRDEIMDVKVALTTHMLDVDVPLRDVMEFKPGDIIPVEMPETITVLIEDLPTFRAKLGRSRDNLALKIVEKIARPTSVKSELQLLTRGGRIIDNDAELQVLEEDL
- the fliN gene encoding flagellar motor switch protein FliN — protein: MSEDGMDDWAAAMAEQAESEAEQEAGDNEDVQVAELDELTDDAPITQEEKKKLDTILDIPVTISMEVGRSQISIRNLLQLNQGSVVELDRVAGEPLDVLVNGTLIAHGEVVVVNDKFGIRLTDVISQIERIKKLR
- the fliO gene encoding flagellar biosynthetic protein FliO; the encoded protein is MLPLLFSQIAVAQSTQSITNPTSVLSIFLSLLVVVGVIFALAYVMRRFNVTAMGGNQMKVAASMVVGTKEKIMVIQVGEEQHLIGVTSHNISHLSKLDKNLDVPVKGVNKTTGEQQNGADAFKQKLVAAMAGKLNPNIEKNKTKEESRDA
- the fliP gene encoding flagellar type III secretion system pore protein FliP (The bacterial flagellar biogenesis protein FliP forms a type III secretion system (T3SS)-type pore required for flagellar assembly.); the protein is MRKFAWLLLILPLLLLVEPAYAQQGISAVTVTTNQDGSQDYTMTLQALFIMTALSLIPAFIMMMTSFTRIIVVLSILRQAIGLQQSPSNQILIGVSLFLSMFIMAPVFEEVNERALQPYLNEQLTSLDALEQAKGPMRAFMLSQTRVKDLETFVRIAGDEGKYADTNEVPLTILIPAFVTSELKTAFQIGFMLFIPFLIIDLVVASILMAMGMMMLSPMIVSLPFKLMLFVLVDGWNLIFGTLATSFGMGV
- the fliQ gene encoding flagellar biosynthesis protein FliQ — translated: MSPEVFVEILREAMFMVIVLVSAVIVPSLIVGLVVAVFQAATSINEQTMSFLPRLLVTLLALSWGGNWLVQQLMDFTFRMVDMIPQVVG
- the fliR gene encoding flagellar biosynthetic protein FliR encodes the protein MEVELATINQFLADMLLPFMRISGLFVAMIGLSAKSIPPQVRALLGIMLTLIIMPVVPPSPIENLVDVGTFLIVVQQLLIGIAIGFISMMVLNTFVLAGQVIAMQTGLGFASIVDPVNGINVPAVGQFYLILATLLFWTLDGHLSMIQMIVMSFEAFPIGEAWWTGEQFRDIAHWAGWMFISAVTLSLAPIVSLLIVNLAFGVMTKAAPQLNIFSIGFSIAQVMGLLIIWITLDNFTAHFETQWFRAEQFMCELLNICS
- the flhB gene encoding flagellar biosynthesis protein FlhB, whose translation is MADSSEKTEDPTGKKLEDARKKGQLARSRELSTTLVLIVSAFMFLFVGGWIAESVFKLTQRMFILSRDETYDITHMFGAWGEAFSAVGPTVLLYMVVAMIAGIYGSIALGGFNFTWEGAKPKGSKMSPIQGFKRMFGMNGLVELLKSIAKVVVIIGMAIGALLFFEDEALHLDMELYPGNIFHALDMLKWAFLILVCGMIPIALIDVPYQMYKHNKEMKMTKQEVKDERKNAEGDPMVKGRIRRLQYQAATKRMMQEVPQADVVVTNPTHFSVAIKYDEKGVRAPVVVAKGADELAMHIRKIATANDVPLIPSPMLARAIFYSTEVDDEIPNALFMAVAQVLAHVYQLKAHRAGKGKRPKPLKRDLPIPPEYRR
- a CDS encoding D-Ala-D-Ala carboxypeptidase family metallohydrolase; this translates as MRKCLLVLIALLTVVRAGDACSFDNDTLNSKLAINGNMVPYPIFSIFVMPNKTFTVEFDNKSHTGNFQFHHANGEALKTSSNLPIVSGVVGKAPIMAPKKSGHYVLKTTNAQSGETATLNVFVMTSLEKVDKTGKLNGYTIGKYPDKPLKNNPIYLPPSGLIEVSPEQTDVRLSPNFTLGQFLSKQQQGFPKYVHLRAGLLLKLEKILHTLNDEGHAVEGLTIMSGYRTPFYNKAIGNVQYSRHVWGGAADFYIDQSPKDGVMDDLNKDGVVNREDAVWLANFISNMSKQGAFGPRIGGLGIYGANAAHGPFVHVDVRGTLARW
- a CDS encoding L,D-transpeptidase family protein; protein product: MVVLQNRVATFCWVSLVIMLTFSHVAHASKQPNLRQRVENLLVDSVEIYGSQNSNPSRVHNRVLVSEVYTQQGYQLIWFGTSDAENRLQELLHEIADSELHGFSPEYYHASMLESRDANTALLDVLATDAFISQTLHRLNGLVSPANADSQWFLKQREADPVASLNHALTNGVSATLRAMWPSHHEYQLLLEKKRSLLTAVSTVTTQIPVGPTLKLNSTSERVVLLKSRLLGPGTYSELFDKDLLDAVKQFQMSAGIEPDGIVGSSTLEALNATTFSWLERIDANLERWRWLPHQTWSTYLRVNIASFQLRGFTEGEETLGMPVIVGTPVRQTPVFAESMKYMVFNPYWTVPFSIATKDKLAKLKTNPSLLVEQGYEAQPAGVSGFSPVDKFDWTNVSRGTFHYTLRQKPGPHNALGKVKFMLPNKHAIYLHDTPDHSLFSKLERNFSSGCIRVSNPLKLSQWVLTHSGQTEAIPQAEQLLQSEETSTLYLKKPIPVLIVYFTAFADEAGTIVFRRDAYNRDSYIIEKLKEFKRA